agttattaatcCTCATATTTGTCaatcggtattaagtgaaatcacgtatccttagaacctcattataagtttaattgttatccaattataagggtaaacagtttggcgcccaccgtggggctaagaataatagtgattgcttaatactgattttgataacacacactgctttacacttgttctcgtaagaatctttgtttccaagataaacatgtcaaactcgcAAGCAaagcctacacatggtgacaacgacCTAAGATTTCACAgggaaaatgacaatatagccgcccTAGGGATCGAGCTTCCTCGggctgacctcgagggagcaccaattacaaatcccgtcgatgtcagttcacacgtcgccctaaatgcaaatttgggcgttgatcccgaaggtagcatacgcagggaagttcgatcaAGTGGTCGAGGTACGCATGGCGGAGAAGATGGTgcagttagcctccaattgatattcgaaatgttacaggctcaacaagccgctatatcacaaatacaaaatcaacatcgaacaccgagtaggatcgaaccagaagtcgttcataggaccgagcctgtgccggaaaggtcgaatgccaACAAATCGGGGACTAAgcccgccattatgaaaatgttcAAGGAGCTCACTAAATGAATTGAATTGGGAGAAAATAAAAtggaggcaaatgacaaaaaaatggagacatacaactctcgggTTGACCAAATACTCGGGGTACcaccgattctaaagggtatggattcaaagaaattcgtacagaagcctttccctccaaatGCGGCACCGAAACCCATTCTGAAAAAATTctgaatgccagaaattcctaagtacaatgggaccaccgaccctaatgagcatgtcacttcttatacatgtgcaataaaagggaatgacttggaagacaatgagattgaatctgttttacTGATAAAATTtagagaaaccttgtcgaaaggagcaatgatatggtaccacaatttaccgcctaattccatcgattccttctccatgcttgcagactccttcgtaaaggcacatgccggagcaataaaggttgtaactaggaagtcagacctcttcaaggtgaaacaaaaagacaacgaaatattgagggaattcgtatctcggttccagatggaatgcatggaactaccaccggttagagacgattgggttgttcaagcatTTACTTAGGGTTTGAACGAACGCATTTtggtggcatcacgacagctaaaacagaatttaattgaatatccagtggtaacctgggccgatgtacttaatcagtaccagtcaaagatcacggccgaggatgatcaattggggacccctttcggttccgtttatccaaacaggcccgtcggcagaactcaaagggatatcgattGAGAACCCCagtcgaacagagatcggtatcaaccatacaacaaAGATCATAGAAACAATGGCCCAGGACGCAATCCCATccaaaatgatctaaggaacgatcgaggacagagctctcaagggctcatgagcaaaactGTCTTCGATAAAGATGTCGATCccaaagaagcaccacgattatcagaatacaacttcagcatcgacgcatcaggtgTTGTGttagccattgggagaatcaaagatactagatggcccagacccctacaaaccgatccatcaCAAAGAAACccgaatcaaatatgcaaataccttGGTatacatggtcatagaaccgaagactgcagacaactaagggaggaggtggctcgtttattcaacgagggtcaccttcaagaattcttgagcgaccaaGCTAAGAACCATTTCAGAGGCAGGGATGCAAACAGGAAAAACGAGAAGGAAACACCAcagcacgtgattcacatgatcgttggtggggtcgatattccacaagggcccatgttcaaacgcactaaagtatcaatcaccatggaaaaatgaactcgagactatgtgccagaaggcactttatcattcaatgataaggaagcagaagggatctcacaaccccataATGATGAATTGggaatctctatccttatgaataaaattcaggttaaacatattttaattgatccaggaagctcgaccaatattattcgatcgagggccATGGAGTAGCTcgacctacaagatcagatcgtacccgcagctcaaattctcaatggcttcaacatggtgAGTggaacaactaaaggtgaaatcatcctaccagtaaatgtagctGGAACTATTTAAGAAACAAGGTTCCATGTGATCaaaggtgatatgagatacaacgcactgctcgaAAGACCTTGGATTCATaacatgagggcggtcccctcgaccctacaccaaatgctgaagttcccaacaccggatgtAGTAAAAATAGcgtatggggaacaacatgctgcaAAAGAGATATTCGTGATCGATGAAGTAATACCGGTATCGGCGCTTTCATCAACAAAGGGATcagagtccaaaggaaaacaggaagctaaataggacccacagccaccagcctcgactcagTCAAAGAAGAAGGGAACGAACGGGGAGgatgactactggatccctcgatccttcataatccccgaggttTTTGACGCCACCAAATTGAcagtcgaggagctggagcaagtcatactgatcgagcatctacccgatcaaaaggtatagctgggcacggggttaacccttgagctcagggaaaaactcgttaaatttcttatcaataatatggattgttttgcttggtcccatctagatataatagggatcccgccagaaatCTCTatacatcgactgagcttggacccgaagttccgcccggtaaaacaaaagagaaggcctcattccgaggtaaaacatgcattcatcaagggcGAAGTAagcaaacttctcaaaataggatccattcgggaggtaaaatatcccgaatggttagcaaacgtagtcgtagtccctaaaaagggaaataaacttagaatgtgcagagactataaagatttaaacaaagcatgtcctaaagactcttttcctctgctgaatatcgatcgcatgatcgatgccatggccggccacgagatccttagttttctcgatgcttactccgggtacaatcaaattcaaatgaacctggaggattaggaaaagactttgttcatcactaagtacggtacctattgttataatgtaatgccgtttggactaaaaagtgctggtgccacttatcaacgcttagtaaatcgaatgtttgaagaacaaataagtaagtcaatggaggtttatattgacaatatgctagttaagttcctgcgagcagaggaccatttgacacatttgcaggagatcttcgatatactgaggaaatacaacatgaaactcaactcGGAGAAATGTGTATTCGGGGTCGGCTCAGGCAAGTttctcggctttatggtatcgaatcggggtattgagatcaaccccgataagattaaggcaatcgaagacatcacagtcgtggacaatgttaaggtcATACAAAGATTAACatggcgcatagccgccctaggccgattcatctcaagGTCTTCAaatagaagtcacaggttcttctcactgctaaaaaaaaagaacaattttgcatggaccccggaatgccaacaagcattggaagaattaaagcggtacctctcgagcccgccactgcttcataccccgaaagcggacgagcaactctacttgtatTTAGCAGTCTCGGAAATCGCgataagtggggtcctagttcaagaagagcaaggtacgcaatttcctatttactatgttagtcaaaCTTTAGGTGAGgtcgagacccggtacccacacttagaaaaattagcgctttccctaataagcgcctctaggaaattaaaaccatattttcagtatCACCCAATCTGCGTGGTGACTACCTATCCCCTtcacaatattttgcataagcccgaacttttgggctgattggccaaatgggccgtcgagatcagtgggtacgatatcgagtatcgaccccgaacgaccatcaagtctcaaatcttagcggacttcgtggccgactttacgccagccCTCATACCCGAGGTCAAAAAGGAACTATAaataaagtcgggtacatcatcggggggtGTGGAGCCTCTTCACAGACGGTACTTCGAACATGAAGGGGTTTGggttaggcatcattttgaagccacccacggataatacaattagacaagctatcaaaactgccaagttaactaacaatgaggccgagtatgaggccatgattgaagatctcgagctagctaaaggtttgggagcagaagtcatcaaggccaaatatgactccctgcttgtggtaaaccaattcaacagaaccttcgatgttcgagaagaacgaatgcagagCTACTTGAACAAACTAAAaatgactctacatcggtttaaagaatggaccctataGCATATGCATCGAGAAaagaacagcgaggccgatgcccttgcaaatttggggtcatcagtcgaagaaggccacgccgaaatcaactccacaagtctgacctgggattggaggaacaaatatatcgaataCCTAAAGAATGGGAAGATTCCATTGGATCCTagggaatcgaggactctacgtacgaaggccgcacgattcacattggccgaagatggaacagtgtatagaaggatgttcgacggaccattggcaatatgtttgggaccaggagataccgactatgtcctacgagaaatccacgagggtACCTGtgaaaatcattccggtgccgaatcattggttcacaaagtcatcataGTAAGAaactattgggccgatatggaaaaagatacaaaatggtttgttcgaaagtgcgacaaatgtcaaaggtatgcgccgatgattcaccaacccggagagcaactccactcagtcttatccccatggccattcatgaaataggaaatagatatcgtcggccctctaccatcagccccaggtaaagctaaatttattttgtttatgactgactatttctctaagtgggttaaagcacaggctttcgagaaaattagagagaaataaGTCATggatttcatctgggaccacattatatgccgattcgggatgcctgtcgagatcgtatgcgacaatggaaagcaattcgtcggcagcaaaatgacaaagtttctcgaagatcacaaaataaagaggatcatgTTGACACTATATCATCCGAGTGGGAACGTACAgaccgaatcgacaaacaagaccatcattcaaaatctaaagaaaagactGAACggcgctaagggaaaatggagaaaaatattgcccgaagtcctttgggcgtattgaacaacgtcaaaatccagtacgggagaaacaccgttctctttagtatatggcgccgaagctctgatcccggttgaagcaggggaacctagcgtcaggttttgatatgcaacggaagagtcaaatcatgaagctatgaatacaagcctcgaatttcTAGATGAAAAATGGGAAGTCACCTTCGTTCGGATGGCCACACAGAAACAACAGATCAAatggtactacaatcgaagagccaatcttcgacacttaaAAATtagggacttggttctgaggaaggtcaccctcaatactcgagacccaaatgaaGGAAGACTTGGTCTgaactgggagggaccgtatcaggtcctcgatatcatcagaaagggatcctacaaacttggcacgatgaacgaCGAATAATTACCAAATAATTGgaatatatcactcctcaaacgatattattgctaaggtacgaccttctccatttctgtcccaaatgggttttttccgccgaggtttttaacgaggcaaccattgttcgtgctaacttagagcaattcaacagtatccaagacTCCTTTACAATCaatctcgaatactggggggcatcaccctcggataagaAAATACTTCATGCCgatagggtctcgataggaaaattttgtaagggtcaaacgaaccatgctcatgtagattactcgagccccaatgacaaacatgtacgcatgttaatctattgaaaaaagtatttttccttgcCAGATATTTCATTCCTTAGAGAAACTTTTAGTTTACAATGTCATGCTTGTGATCTGTTGTGGAAACTGACTTAAGGGCCGGTCACAACTAAAGTTCAAACAATTGACCCCACACTCGGTGACTGCCATCCAAAGAATCGACATAATTGAATTACTAAAACTTCGAGATCGTAAAACCTCAAAAAAAGCAACCCTCAATTTTATAGGCcatggccaccccactcggggattgatacttcgaacaagttcgaagtataacaggggaacaagcccaaaaggcgaaTCCCAAGTTAAAGGCTACAGCCAAATTAACACGATTCGGAGACATCCGATTTCTGTTATAAAACAagccttcgaatattttcataaaccggttaaaaaggctaccctcggctgaattactaagggtctcgataatatcgaccctcaaaaaccctaatgggtacaaagtcatTCGAACTCTCAAATAAATtctttatttcatgctaaggcacaaCAGATTTATATGACTAAaaacttttcaagccgaaaagggggagaaagccattatttttactatggccgtatcggcctaattcaagagcctaaagggccattttatttttgagttcgagaaatcatcatcactcaattaaaacctaaagGTCACCCTACTatgagttcgagcaagaactcactcgattataaaaactacactagtcCGGCTTCGTTCAAATTGCCTAAGCCACGAACTTATGAACATAATTTTCATAAGGCATAAATGAaacaaagttttcacaaggcagaaaataaaataaagacaagtcggaaaGAGATCattatatatatgagaatatttacaaggtccgatcaggatcctacacaaaagatcaaaagtgaaaaatcctaaggttcctaattttctccggaggcagcttcttctccatcaaggtcccccccccccctcccactCTCGGACCTGCTCTTGCTCTCGGCGTCATCATTATCATCGGAGGAGGCCAGTGCTCCAACAtcagcttcatgctctctagcctttattatctcgtcagtaagatcgaaacctcgagcgtggaactctttgagggtttccctccgagattggcatttggcaagttcagcaatccaatgtgctAGCGTTTGAGCAGTCTCGGATGCCTCTCTCTCttgtacttgagcggcttcaACATCGTCCTGGTAAACAACCACGATCGTCTCAGCCtcagcctttgccttttcggcttcagatttggcctttgcaagttcggaagccaaccgagcctcgagctcctctattttctttgcttGAATTGAGCTTTTCTCCTCCATGCCTCGAAGCTGACCTTCGGTCAATGACAATTGGGATAAAGCAGTCTCATTTTCTGCAGCAAAGAggtccattccttctttccaccccaaggtctctaCCTTCGTCATATTGACCTCCTCGCGAAGCTTAtcgatcctctcgaccttctgatgcagctgtgagattgaaatattagccaccattcccgaatcgagcctatgagcttttaagattttcattacctgctcgattaggtcggtctgatcttggtgagccttggacAACTTTGCTCGGGGGCCCTTGGTCTCCTATTCTTTTTGCCCACAGAGAAGTCTCAGGGCATTTCTTTCCTCTGTGAGCCCTCGGAGGTCGGCCTCATACTgactcagctcagctcgagaccgagaaaatgCTTCCCGATGAAGCGTTGAGGCCTatgcagaaagaagaaaataagttaGACAGGAACGGAAAAATGAAcatatgggtaataccaacaaggggagttaaggcttacccgattaaGAGATTGATGCGCTTCAttgaaaaggctcgatgcctcgCCCGAGTCCTTTCTCGAGACCTCAAAGTCGCTCAGGCCGGTAGCATCTTCGACACCAGTAAAGTAATCACGGAAGGGAGCTCCTTCGATAgagagggtcttcaaggcccgagcctcttgaatcatctcctcggAAAACGAGGGGAGCAtcggggagcctccaatttctattgccccaagtggatcACTAGGGGCGTTCTCTCCATCTCGAGGAGCCTCGAGACCATCTCCTACAGCCATACCTACcgttggctcattatggtgggaggcatcttcaatcctcgatgactcggggacttcacCCAAGTCTCTTCCCAAAACCCCCTCATCTCGAGATGGAGTCTCTACAGTCTTCACCTATTCAATGGCTTTTGGGTCCTCGGTGCTCATTCCTACTCGAGCCACCATCCCGGAGTCGTCTTCTTTATCTTCATCCATTAGACGCCGAAAAAAGACTTCGGTCaggaggatgatgttcttcctcaACTTACGAGCCaccttcttcttaggttctggatcctcggaggttgagatctttttcctctttttgtccttcgcCAGTTTCGATGCTGGGATCGAAGTCTCCTCCTTACCAGATAAGAGCCTCATGACAGCATCTTTGCCAAGGCTTGTATGAaaggaaattaagtaagaaatgcttTAACAAAATCATAAAAGACGTagaaaaggggcttaccatgagttttggcctcccatcggcctttTAATAAATTGCgtcatgagcgctcggcatacgtAGAGGTCAAGGCCAGGTCCCGAACCCAActcttgaggttaggaattgcatcgggcatccaagcgaccgctacatcatggaaaaGGATATTGATGAGAATAAGCAAAGGAGAAAAACAATAAATAGGAGCTAACAGGGGGATTGTACTTACGCTTTATATTCTATTTCTCGGGAAATAacatcttctcggccgggattaggtcggaagtcctcactcgaaggAACCGGCCCATCGGTATCCCTCAGTTGCAGTCTTTATTTACTTacttaaggtatccctcagttatcgagcatatataccccGACACTAGCTTGCATCGATCAGGAATCGATGAGGTTTTATCGGTCTTAAAGTCGGAGGTGAGGACGcaccccccgggaacacactcctcagggcaCGGCTCTACCGGTGTTTTATCGCCGGCTGGCCGCGATGAAGAAGCGGtttccttttgaggaacagtttttgacgttttcgccatttggatttgaagttaaaaatagatggagatgataagatttggttTTCTACGAAGAGGTTAGCAGTGAGAATCGTAGATTTGCAGATGAAGAACATAGAAGAtgtaaaaagctttggagattggaaatttgaaagtaTCAAAATGGTGAAGAGAtgagctatttatagatttcacaacgacggttcaaaattggtggtggccgaccatcgactgacgcacatttaatgccttggtaactgtacaGACGGGACGTTTGAGTTACTTTCGTCGCTTACATCACGAGGATGAtgtcatgacaggtcgaggtagaaaaaTTGAAGGCttaattcgtttcttgtcattacactccaaccaaacgaggggactatctgtatacggataAAATCAtgcccacccgattttactatttgaccgagaccgagATACTGCATCGAAGGATGACCTCGTAATGGAGCATACTAAATTACGAGGACCAGGTATggagttcagaatcgaggtacctgtcgagatcgaggctagtagcgatcgaagccaaatgagacagacatcgagcaagatcgaagatagaaTAATAACgaaaaggcgagatatccgtgactggtcaaAGATCACATCGTAAATCTCGGTgattggtcgaggatcatggcttAAATCTCAAaatggatcaaatcagaaacggttaattagctaatcgtGGGATTTTCTTCTGTAAGTAGAactataccataagtagaattcctctactatataaatgggggtcCTAATCATTTGTAGACCACAATTCACAGAGAtaaaagcaatataattttctttctcgttcatactattgttcatcagcttgttatattgttcTTGCCTCAACCAGTTcaagggtatccaaactcgagggttGAGTTCCATTTttacactggtttgctttactttatagttcatttatgttattaatcctcatatttatcaattggtattaagtgaagtcacgtatccttagaaccttattataagtttaattgttatccaattttaagggtaaacaataacATAACATATATAGAAATGCTTCTGTAACGATTCCCATATTGGAATCGTCAtgagaaaggaaaacaagaactagaaaagaaggaaagaaaatacaGAGAAAATAAAAGACTCAATTTTCATTCAACATGCTACTGAAAGTGCCTTACATCAGTAtttaaagaaaaggaaaaatttaTAAAAAGCTACCTTCAGGGGTAAAAGTAAAAGCTACTATAATCTTTAGGACTAAAGTGCAACTCCGAAAAATTATGCAAATATTCAAGAGGCTGCATTTGCAACAATCCATCCTCCTTaagaaccttgtcctcaaggttctGAATCTTGCAGCCATATCTCCAACAATTATAGAACTTCGTATATATTCCAAGAATTGAAAGCCCAATGCAAAGACCAGAAACAACGCACCAAGGTATGATTTCTCGACATCTTGCCAACACTCCCAAGGTGTCTGTCCAAAATTTCCATGCTAAACCACATCCAACTCCCAAtagtaatgtgctaaaagtaaCTGGCATTATCGTCAAGGTTGAGCCATACCGGAGAAGTAAATAAGCTACAACCAAGATCTAGAAATCACGGCATATCCAAGCTTTCCATGCAGCCCCTCCAATATGGATAAAACCAAATTGATACACCTTAAGATGATGTGACATCCTTCCAGATGCCGGTAAAACTGTTGCATACATTTGAATAAATCCTTGTCCAGATGCCAGAGTAGAACACTAGTTGCGTGCTCATATGTGATTGAACTTTCACAAGAAAAAATCACTATGAAAACCATAATATTCTGTCCACTTTGACCAAATTCAAATATTCTAACATATAGTAGTGCCTTTGGAGAAGACATGCCCATTGCCCTGCCACCAACTTCTGAGAAGAATAAGACCAATAACCTCCAAGATAACTGTGTCACCACTGTCCAAAAGAAATGCATTTACCAAATGGCCATCCAGTTGAATTTGGAAATGGTATAATGCTCCAGTATGCTTCCTCTTAAGTCTAGATATACCCATGTTCTCCATACTTCTATTATCAACAGGAATTAGTTCAGCAAAATTGTCACCACCAAACACCAAGATGCTTTTACTTAATATCGattgaagaccataaaataataAAGTAGCAATACTGTTGTCATCTTTTGTCAGTGAGACCTCCATTAAGGACTCATACCATATCTCATCAAATCCAATTTATAGGATGACAACCACACCCATTATAAAATTATTACTACTACTCTTTGGATAATCCACCCATGTGCCATAAAAAAGAACTAGTTTAAGAAGAATAATATCACTTCCATTACCTGTTAGCAAGCAAGTGCTACAAACAACAACTAATTTAAGAAAAGTGCTCTTCCTGAAAAGGTATGCCTCAAATGTTCTTCTTTCTTTTGGATGAGTACATGTGACTCCACTATCATCAATTATAAGCATCAGTAACACATATTTTAGAAGAGGATAAGAAATTACATAGCAAAAGATCACTGACAAGAAATCAtagatttcccctattgtcgacGAGTGCTCACTTTCTCCGTAATGTTTCTCCGTGAATTCAAACAAGTACTTATCCTTTTCTATCCAACCCTTTTTACTGTAATCCATAAGGGCGCTAACAAATGCAATCTTATTAGCCAACACCTTTGCTTGAGCGATTGTAGTTTCTGAACTATTTTCAGATCCTATAAACATAGTGTTAATGACAACTGTTTGAAACAAACCATCAGTTGTTACCTGCTCATTGCCtttgtaatttcttttataacaaGAAGGCACATTGAACCAACTATAGCAGCATTGGAGGAACTATCAGCACCTCCAAAAAGCGGAAGCAGAAAATCATATGCACCACTTATTAGATAATCCCATAACCGACAAGCAAGTCTCAACATCCTAGGAGCTATTACACCAGCTCCTGAATCTCCCAAAGCAGGAAAACCAACATCAGGAAGTTCACATTTTATATCACCATTGGGATCCATGAAATATTTTAATAGAAAACTTCCCTTGAAATGACTTGCAAGAAAATTTGGTTGGCCTTCAGTGCATAGGGAATCAATAGATGATGTTCCACTATTTTCTAACCAACCACAAATATCCGCAAAACCTTTGGACCAAAAACAAAGTAAGTCACTGAAGAAAAGAAACATGGGATTGCTCGTAGTACCATTAATTAGTGATTCTCGATACTGTTGAGCGCAAACAATCAATCATGTATTCCACATTCCCAGATTTTTAGAAAGATGATAAACATCTTCAACCATACCGAAATTGGAATGCTAAGCAAACAAGGAATATTCCATAATTTTAGATGAATCATGACTGGCGTTCACACATAAAACATGCAACAGTTGACCTAACTCAAGTAAAGTAAAATTCCCATCATTTCTCACATCAAAATTCTTTAAGGCATCTACTATGGATAACCTTACAACTTCAAGTACCCTGTTTTTTGTATTTCTAACATCCTTCTTCTTTCTAGTTGACCAAAACTCAGCTTGTAGTTCAGTATCGTTTCTTTGAGGACATTCATCAAACACCTTGCATACCTTATTTTTAGAAACTTCAGCACCTTCATTTTCTATTACTGAGGGCTTTTCCTTATCTTCGTTATCTAGTTTCAAAGAATTTTGGTCTTTAATGGCAAAGACAAGCATGTAATTGGTGGAGAATGGAATCACATGACTTACATCTCAAGTTGTGACTTCATTACGGCTAATTTCCAGAGTTTCATTTATGCGAGAACTTTCATCAACATCTGGTCTTCCTCTGATTTTTTCTCCTCAACATCTTCATCCTTAACTACCAAGAAACCAGTGGTGGCGTTCAACAGTGCCAGCGGCTGTTGCAATTTGTCAAACACCTGATCTTCATTGTTTTCTATATGTTTCATTACTGAATCTCCATCTTCCATTGGAGGGTGACCAGTCTCCAAATAATCATAACCCATTTCGATTCCACCTATTGAATCTAGAGGTTCTTTAAGTGGTTAAAAATCTGTATGCGAGCAATTAGTCTCCACATGCTTAGCACCTAAGTTCAGTAAGCTATCTAACCCAGCGACAGTCATCAACACCACTGAACCATCATAGAATTGAACGAAATAGAAACCCTGATTGTTATTGTCAATCTTATAAGTACATGGAACTTGGTAAGAGTAAGCACTTGTGGGTGAATGGAGATAATTCCATCCTCTATCAGTTGGGTTAGCGAATCCACCAGACAAATTACCATATGAATCTCGATAGAAATTTTGATTAGTACCAGGATACTGATTATATGCATACGGGTAGCCGGAAACCCGCTGATCACTCTCCGACCTTTGAAGGTAATATTGATTTTGTGAACTAAGGATTGTCCAGAAATGACTTTGATACCATTCTTTGATATGTTACAATCTTTTATTCGATCTGTCCATAAAAGCTTGAATCTGTTGCTCCAACTGATTCGTACCTCCACTGGACTCTGCCATTAACACCGATGAATAGCCGAGAATCGttgactctgataccaattgtaaCAATTCCCACATTGGAATCATCAtgagaaagaaaaacaagaactagaaaagaaggaaagaaaatgCAGAGAAAACAAAAGACTCAATTTTCATTCAACATGCTCCTAA
The DNA window shown above is from Nicotiana tomentosiformis chromosome 8, ASM39032v3, whole genome shotgun sequence and carries:
- the LOC138897342 gene encoding uncharacterized protein — its product is MVANISISQLHQKVERIDKLREEVNMTKVETLGWKEGMDLFAAENETALSQLSLTEGQLRGMEEKSSIQAKKIEELEARLASELAKAKSEAEKAKAEAETIVVVYQDDVEAAQVQEREASETAQTLAHWIAELAKCQSRRETLKEFHARGFDLTDEIIKAREHEADVGALASSDDNDDAESKSRSESGRGGGDLDGEEAASGEN